Proteins encoded in a region of the Pseudomonas syringae KCTC 12500 genome:
- a CDS encoding tannase/feruloyl esterase family alpha/beta hydrolase, whose protein sequence is MKPSQPKYAHALLLLVTSLSIQTPAMARVASSATADNVARLAVVKPVSSCAALSSVDLSDLGGQGNRVLAASESTRDGVAVCTVEARLAPQINFRLELPTGTWEQRYLQVGCGGLCGNVNSTVRAADGCRSLSAGAFAVASTDMGHLAADEHFGDDPQKRADFAHRGVHLTALASKKLIAAFYGRKAQYAYFSGCSDGGREALVEAQRYPDDFDGIIAGAPALNFQVQKTLYHGWMARSNRGADGKPILLASRLPLLHKAVLEQCDLLDGQIDGLIADPRICHFDPTALQCKASADPATCLSAEEVATVRRFYEGPKDAVSGERLTLGGPQPGSELAWAGVFVPISADQTVYSEKAALEAIRNVVFENNPPASFDLNALDFDKKTFDQLRPLHALYDATNPDLSPFASRGGKLILWHGWADPNVSPLNTLAYHEALEAEMGKTRTEAFSRLYMLPGVYHCGGGEGPSLVDLLTPIMAWVEKSRAPDAIVVRQAGPDKAGNRQRPLTQSLPASMVKENVGNRGRTRKVFPYPFMAEYDHKGYAKNANSYQRAQPLTTEKTPQWMGSGFFKPYTPLERQAH, encoded by the coding sequence ATGAAACCCTCCCAGCCGAAGTACGCCCACGCCTTGTTGCTGCTGGTCACTTCACTCAGCATTCAAACGCCGGCTATGGCCCGTGTGGCATCCTCGGCGACCGCCGACAACGTGGCTCGGCTTGCAGTGGTCAAACCGGTCAGCAGCTGTGCTGCACTGAGCAGCGTGGATCTCAGTGATCTCGGCGGGCAGGGCAATCGTGTGCTGGCGGCCAGTGAGTCGACCCGTGATGGTGTTGCGGTGTGTACTGTGGAAGCCCGGTTGGCTCCGCAGATCAACTTTCGGCTCGAGCTGCCAACCGGCACCTGGGAGCAGCGTTACCTGCAAGTCGGCTGCGGCGGGTTGTGTGGCAACGTCAACTCGACCGTGCGTGCCGCTGATGGCTGCAGATCCCTGAGTGCTGGCGCATTCGCGGTGGCCTCCACCGACATGGGCCATCTGGCGGCAGACGAGCATTTTGGCGATGACCCACAAAAACGCGCCGATTTCGCCCATCGTGGTGTGCACCTCACTGCGCTGGCCTCGAAGAAACTTATCGCCGCATTCTATGGACGCAAAGCGCAATATGCCTACTTCAGTGGCTGCTCGGACGGCGGTCGCGAGGCGTTGGTCGAAGCACAGCGTTACCCGGACGATTTCGACGGCATCATTGCCGGAGCCCCGGCGCTCAACTTCCAAGTGCAGAAAACCCTGTATCACGGCTGGATGGCACGTTCCAACCGCGGCGCGGACGGCAAGCCGATCCTACTCGCTTCACGACTGCCGTTGCTGCACAAGGCAGTACTCGAGCAATGCGATCTGCTGGACGGGCAGATCGATGGCCTTATAGCGGATCCGCGTATCTGTCACTTCGACCCTACCGCGCTGCAATGCAAGGCTTCCGCCGACCCCGCCACGTGCCTGAGCGCAGAGGAGGTGGCCACGGTCAGACGCTTTTACGAAGGCCCGAAGGACGCTGTCAGTGGCGAGCGGCTGACCCTGGGCGGCCCGCAGCCGGGTTCGGAACTGGCTTGGGCCGGCGTGTTCGTGCCGATCAGCGCCGATCAGACTGTGTACAGCGAAAAGGCCGCGCTGGAAGCCATTCGCAATGTTGTGTTCGAGAACAACCCACCAGCAAGTTTCGATTTGAATGCGCTGGACTTCGACAAGAAAACCTTTGACCAGCTACGCCCGCTGCATGCGCTGTACGACGCTACCAATCCCGATCTCTCGCCATTCGCCAGCCGCGGCGGCAAGCTGATTCTCTGGCACGGCTGGGCCGACCCGAACGTCTCACCGCTCAACACCCTGGCGTATCACGAGGCGCTTGAAGCCGAGATGGGCAAAACCCGCACCGAGGCCTTCTCGAGGCTGTACATGCTACCCGGCGTTTATCATTGCGGCGGCGGGGAAGGTCCAAGCCTGGTCGATCTGCTGACGCCGATCATGGCCTGGGTCGAAAAAAGCCGCGCTCCGGATGCCATCGTTGTCCGACAGGCAGGCCCCGACAAGGCCGGCAACAGGCAGAGACCGCTGACACAGTCGCTGCCGGCGTCCATGGTCAAGGAAAACGTGGGCAATCGCGGACGCACCCGCAAGGTCTTCCCGTACCCGTTCATGGCCGAGTACGACCACAAGGGCTACGCGAAAAACGCAAACAGCTACCAGCGCGCCCAGCCGCTGACCACGGAAAAAACACCGCAATGGATGGGCAGCGGGTTCTTCAAACCCTATACGCCTCTGGAACGTCAGGCGCATTAG
- a CDS encoding LLM class flavin-dependent oxidoreductase → MSRQIRLNAFDMNCVGHQSPGLWAHPRDRSWQYKDLEYWTDLAKILERGKFDGLFIADVLGIYDVYRGNGEAAIRQATQVPVNDPLQLIPPMALVTEHLGFGLTASLSFEHPYPFARRLSTLDHLTKGRAGWNIVTSYLESGAKNLGQKTLTEHDARYDYAEEYLEVCYKLWEGSWEDGAILRDRERRVFSDPTKIHEIRHVGKHFQVPGIHLCEPSPQRTPVLYQAGASSRGKQFAAEHAECVFVAAPSKVLLKKTVADIRRRTAEAGRDPSKVLIFNLQTVILGETDAKAKAKFEEYKSWVSYEGAMALISGWTGIDFSQFKPDEPLRHVHTNAIQSAVETFSTADPNTIWTPQALADWVGIGGFGPLFVGSPETVADLLQEWVEETDVDGFNLAYALTHETFIDVVELLVPELQKRGVYKTEYANGTLREKLFGDGPRLEAGHPGAVFRDLAALHRNRQTETA, encoded by the coding sequence ATGTCCCGCCAAATCCGCCTCAACGCGTTTGACATGAACTGCGTCGGCCATCAATCGCCGGGCCTCTGGGCGCATCCGCGTGATCGCTCCTGGCAGTACAAGGACCTCGAATACTGGACCGATCTGGCGAAAATTCTCGAGCGCGGCAAGTTCGATGGTTTGTTCATTGCCGATGTGCTGGGTATTTACGACGTCTATCGCGGCAACGGCGAGGCGGCGATTCGCCAGGCCACTCAGGTGCCGGTCAATGACCCGTTGCAGCTCATCCCGCCCATGGCGCTGGTGACTGAACACCTGGGCTTCGGCCTGACCGCGTCGCTGTCGTTCGAACATCCCTATCCGTTTGCCCGTCGCCTGTCGACGCTGGATCACCTGACCAAGGGGCGCGCAGGCTGGAATATCGTCACCTCGTATCTGGAAAGCGGCGCGAAGAACCTGGGCCAGAAAACCCTCACCGAACACGACGCGCGCTACGACTACGCGGAGGAGTATCTGGAGGTGTGTTACAAACTCTGGGAAGGCAGCTGGGAAGACGGCGCAATTCTGCGTGACCGGGAGCGCCGGGTATTCAGTGATCCCACCAAAATCCACGAGATTCGCCATGTCGGCAAACACTTCCAGGTGCCTGGCATCCACTTGTGCGAGCCGTCGCCGCAACGCACGCCTGTGCTCTATCAGGCCGGCGCTTCAAGCCGCGGCAAGCAGTTCGCCGCCGAGCACGCCGAATGCGTTTTCGTTGCAGCCCCCTCGAAAGTCCTGCTGAAAAAGACCGTGGCCGATATCCGCCGGCGCACTGCAGAGGCTGGTCGTGACCCGTCCAAGGTGCTGATTTTCAATTTGCAGACGGTGATCCTCGGCGAGACGGATGCCAAGGCCAAGGCCAAATTCGAAGAATACAAAAGCTGGGTCAGTTATGAGGGCGCGATGGCTTTGATTTCCGGCTGGACCGGCATCGACTTCAGCCAGTTCAAGCCCGACGAACCCCTGCGCCACGTTCACACCAATGCCATTCAGTCGGCCGTCGAGACTTTTTCCACGGCAGACCCGAACACGATATGGACGCCGCAGGCACTGGCCGATTGGGTCGGCATCGGTGGCTTCGGCCCGCTGTTTGTCGGCAGTCCGGAAACCGTGGCTGATCTGCTGCAGGAGTGGGTTGAAGAAACAGACGTCGACGGGTTCAACCTGGCGTACGCGCTGACCCACGAAACCTTCATTGACGTGGTCGAACTGTTGGTGCCGGAGCTTCAGAAACGCGGCGTCTACAAGACCGAATACGCCAATGGCACGTTGCGCGAAAAGCTGTTTGGCGATGGCCCGCGCCTGGAAGCAGGTCATCCGGGTGCTGTCTTCCGTGACCTTGCTGCGCTGCATCGCAACCGGCAAACGGAGACTGCGTGA
- a CDS encoding acyl-CoA dehydrogenase → MTHPAITAQLAVATEDLDQARQGLQHTLDYLREHGRPWSLSGLQRIVDDPYVISKVGDLQIRLDVAAALLERARRQDGSAEQRLIASSEAVIASADALQAVGNIQYELTGQRPSLPAPTGREPLRWHYQVIGNQRLNGVVPPQLQE, encoded by the coding sequence ATGACACATCCCGCTATTACCGCACAACTGGCGGTTGCTACCGAAGACCTTGATCAGGCGCGCCAGGGCCTGCAACACACACTCGACTACCTGCGTGAGCACGGTCGGCCGTGGTCGCTCAGTGGTCTGCAGCGCATCGTCGATGACCCCTATGTGATCAGCAAGGTCGGGGATCTGCAGATTCGTCTGGACGTCGCCGCCGCGCTGCTGGAACGCGCCCGGCGGCAGGACGGTTCTGCCGAACAACGCCTGATCGCCAGCAGCGAGGCGGTCATTGCCAGCGCCGATGCTTTGCAGGCGGTGGGCAATATTCAGTACGAATTGACCGGGCAGCGCCCGTCATTGCCAGCCCCAACCGGCCGTGAACCGCTGCGCTGGCACTATCAGGTTATCGGCAATCAACGCCTCAATGGCGTGGTTCCGCCGCAGCTTCAGGAGTAA
- a CDS encoding SfnB family sulfur acquisition oxidoreductase encodes MSFPSSLSTAAPPAAHVIGSDAEALEVARALAGRFAEEASVRDRERRLPVAELDEFSASGLWAITVPKAYGGAGVSYVTVAEVIKLVSAADPSLGQIPQNHLGVLDILLQTGTEEQKRHYFGKALAGYRFGNAFSESKSKNAGAFQTRIRFDGEHAVLDGEKFYCTGALFAHIVPVSGVNEQNQVFIAFVERDNPGLTIIDNWDGFGQRTTASGGAVLKAVRVPSSAVIPAHRAFDEPTAHGPISQIIQAAVDTGIAHGAFEETLKHARLARPWIDSKQDFGWQDPFSIAAIGDLQWRLHGTDAILAKAGQAIDHALAEPSEASVAQASVIVAQAKVLSAQIALLASTQLFELAGTRSVLGKLNLDRYWRNARTHTLHDPARWKYHLIGNQALNGIAPPRHAWN; translated from the coding sequence ATGAGTTTTCCTTCCTCCCTTTCAACTGCCGCACCTCCCGCAGCGCATGTCATTGGCTCGGACGCCGAAGCCCTTGAAGTGGCCAGAGCATTGGCCGGTCGCTTTGCTGAAGAAGCTTCAGTGCGTGATCGCGAACGGCGTCTGCCAGTCGCCGAGCTGGATGAGTTCTCCGCCAGCGGCCTTTGGGCTATTACCGTACCCAAGGCCTATGGCGGTGCGGGCGTTTCCTATGTCACCGTCGCGGAAGTGATCAAGCTTGTTTCTGCCGCTGACCCTTCACTCGGGCAAATCCCGCAGAACCATCTGGGCGTGCTCGACATTCTCTTGCAGACCGGCACCGAGGAGCAGAAGCGCCACTACTTCGGCAAGGCGCTGGCCGGCTACCGCTTTGGCAATGCGTTCTCGGAGTCGAAAAGCAAGAACGCCGGCGCCTTCCAGACCCGGATTCGATTCGATGGCGAGCACGCAGTGCTGGATGGCGAAAAGTTCTACTGCACCGGCGCACTGTTCGCGCACATCGTGCCGGTTTCAGGCGTCAACGAGCAGAATCAGGTGTTCATCGCTTTCGTCGAGCGCGACAATCCGGGGCTGACCATCATCGATAACTGGGACGGTTTCGGTCAGCGCACCACGGCCAGCGGCGGGGCGGTGTTGAAGGCCGTTCGCGTACCCTCGAGTGCGGTGATCCCGGCGCATCGCGCTTTCGACGAACCGACTGCCCATGGGCCGATTTCGCAGATCATTCAGGCCGCGGTGGATACCGGCATTGCTCACGGCGCGTTCGAGGAAACCCTGAAGCACGCCCGGTTGGCCCGGCCATGGATCGACAGCAAGCAGGATTTCGGCTGGCAGGACCCGTTCAGCATTGCTGCCATCGGCGACTTGCAGTGGCGGCTGCACGGCACCGACGCGATCCTCGCCAAGGCCGGGCAGGCCATCGACCATGCCCTGGCCGAACCCAGCGAAGCCAGCGTCGCACAGGCCTCGGTAATCGTCGCCCAGGCCAAGGTGCTGTCGGCGCAGATTGCCTTGCTCGCCAGCACCCAGCTGTTCGAACTGGCCGGCACCCGCTCGGTGCTCGGCAAACTCAATCTGGATCGTTACTGGCGCAACGCGCGGACCCACACGCTGCATGACCCGGCGCGCTGGAAATACCACCTGATCGGCAATCAGGCGCTCAACGGTATCGCGCCGCCACGTCACGCCTGGAACTGA
- a CDS encoding acyl-CoA dehydrogenase family protein gives MTQTTGSNPLSLGTDYETLANRFRPIFREIGAGSVEREKARALPHEAIAWLQKAGFGAVRVPVEYGGAGASISQLFQLLIELAEADSNIPQALRAHFAFVEDRLNAPPGADRDQWFARFVAGDLVGNGWTEVGAVKIGDVITKVSPQGDGFVLSGTKFYSTGSIFADWIDVYAQRSDTGADVIAVVDARHAGVRHSDDWDGFGQRTTGSGTSVYDNVPLPATHVIPFEQRFKYQTAFYQLVLLAVLAGIGRAVERDIAQEVRDRKRVFSHGNAGSVSQDSQVQQVVGQIAAQVYAAEAATLRSAEPLQRAYVARFGNDSQREKDANIAAEIETAKAQVIVSELVLRAASELFNALGASGVSVNKALDRHWRNARTAASHNPLIYKARIVGDWRINGTEPPFVWQIGSGKGNA, from the coding sequence ATGACTCAAACAACCGGCTCAAACCCACTCTCGCTGGGGACCGATTACGAAACCCTGGCCAACCGATTTCGCCCGATCTTCCGTGAGATCGGCGCTGGCAGCGTCGAACGCGAAAAAGCCCGCGCCCTGCCCCATGAAGCGATTGCCTGGCTGCAGAAAGCCGGTTTCGGCGCTGTGCGTGTGCCCGTCGAATATGGCGGTGCGGGTGCATCGATCAGCCAGCTGTTTCAACTGCTGATCGAGCTGGCCGAAGCCGACTCGAATATTCCGCAAGCCCTGCGCGCGCACTTCGCTTTCGTCGAAGACCGCCTGAATGCACCACCCGGTGCGGACCGTGACCAGTGGTTTGCGCGCTTTGTCGCCGGGGATCTGGTGGGTAACGGCTGGACCGAAGTCGGCGCGGTGAAAATCGGCGACGTGATTACCAAGGTCAGCCCGCAAGGCGATGGTTTCGTGCTCAGCGGCACTAAGTTCTACAGCACCGGCAGCATCTTTGCCGACTGGATCGACGTCTATGCCCAGCGCTCCGATACCGGTGCCGACGTGATCGCGGTCGTCGACGCCAGGCATGCCGGTGTGCGCCACAGTGACGACTGGGACGGGTTCGGCCAGCGCACCACCGGCAGCGGCACCTCGGTCTACGACAATGTACCGCTGCCGGCCACACACGTCATACCGTTCGAGCAACGCTTCAAATACCAGACGGCGTTTTATCAATTGGTGCTGCTGGCGGTGCTGGCCGGTATTGGTCGAGCTGTCGAACGCGACATCGCTCAGGAAGTGCGCGATCGCAAACGCGTCTTCAGCCATGGCAACGCCGGGAGCGTCAGCCAGGACTCGCAAGTGCAGCAAGTGGTCGGTCAGATCGCCGCTCAGGTTTACGCCGCAGAGGCCGCAACGTTGCGCTCCGCCGAGCCATTGCAGCGTGCGTACGTGGCACGCTTTGGCAATGACTCACAGCGGGAAAAAGACGCCAATATCGCCGCCGAAATCGAGACCGCCAAGGCCCAGGTGATCGTCTCGGAACTGGTGCTGCGCGCTGCAAGCGAACTGTTCAATGCATTGGGCGCTTCAGGTGTCAGCGTCAACAAGGCGCTGGATCGCCACTGGCGTAATGCGCGCACAGCGGCATCGCACAATCCGCTGATCTACAAGGCGCGCATTGTCGGTGACTGGCGCATCAACGGCACCGAGCCGCCGTTTGTCTGGCAGATCGGCAGCGGTAAAGGCAACGCGTAA
- a CDS encoding ABC transporter permease produces MSTLTLSTSSTLVKVLPRLLPAVLPLLVSVILLFFAINAPGFLSWGNLSSLVLNNFVLLAIVAIGMTWAVAAGGIDLSVGTALDFASLGFVVTLNGGHGLGAAIAVALLAGGIAGAFNAMLIAGLRISPFLATLGTLFIGTSVQQLLSDGGQPIYIAQGALPGISAVLILGVPLPLLVVGLLAGLYGLILARGRLGREILALGTQPQLAYYSGLPTRRIAVQVFFASALACAVAGILLSSTVNAYVPMSGNAYLINAIGAVFIGTTLSRQGRPNIPGTLLGVLFINVIANGLLLIGWNFYWQQVATGALIFLVLAFSFTSRHLLRNAA; encoded by the coding sequence ATGAGTACGCTGACCCTGAGTACCTCCTCGACGCTGGTCAAGGTGCTGCCGCGCCTTTTGCCAGCGGTCCTGCCGCTGTTGGTGTCGGTCATCCTGCTGTTTTTCGCGATCAATGCGCCGGGCTTTCTGAGTTGGGGCAACCTGTCGAGCCTGGTGCTGAACAACTTCGTGTTGCTGGCCATCGTCGCAATCGGCATGACCTGGGCCGTTGCGGCTGGCGGTATCGATCTGTCGGTGGGAACGGCGCTGGACTTTGCCAGCCTCGGTTTCGTCGTCACCCTGAATGGCGGTCATGGCCTGGGCGCGGCCATTGCGGTGGCCCTGCTGGCGGGGGGCATCGCCGGGGCGTTCAACGCGATGCTGATCGCCGGGCTGCGCATTTCGCCGTTCCTGGCGACGCTGGGTACGCTGTTTATCGGCACCAGCGTGCAACAGTTGTTGTCCGACGGTGGCCAGCCGATCTATATCGCTCAGGGCGCGTTACCGGGCATCAGCGCTGTGTTGATCCTCGGCGTGCCGTTGCCGTTGTTGGTGGTAGGGTTGCTGGCAGGGCTTTACGGGCTGATTCTGGCGCGTGGCCGTCTGGGACGGGAAATCCTTGCGCTGGGCACGCAGCCGCAACTGGCGTATTACTCGGGCCTGCCCACGCGACGCATTGCCGTGCAGGTGTTTTTCGCCAGCGCGCTGGCCTGTGCGGTGGCGGGTATCCTGCTCAGCTCGACGGTCAACGCCTACGTGCCGATGTCAGGCAACGCTTACCTGATCAATGCCATCGGCGCGGTGTTCATCGGTACGACGCTCAGTCGTCAAGGGCGTCCGAATATTCCGGGCACACTTTTGGGTGTGCTCTTCATCAACGTGATCGCCAACGGCCTGTTGCTGATCGGCTGGAACTTCTATTGGCAGCAGGTTGCGACCGGGGCGCTGATCTTTCTGGTGCTGGCGTTCAGTTTTACCAGTCGCCACCTGCTGCGTAACGCGGCGTGA
- a CDS encoding ABC transporter permease, translated as MSALDLSVAQAGDPAQRWLVQLAQRGSLLVFLAILLGFAVSAPNFISLGNISNVFAQSATLGILALGLTCVVIGGGSNVVSGGLDLSLAANLGLCAAVYSSLNNAGFYAWQAIGLTLGCGLLVGAFNGLAVVFLRLPPLLATLASMNLIAGLELVLTQNTVLATDSALLDSLASGVWLGIPALAWVLLGVAAVLWLVIQHSAFGLRLYAIGEYPQAAEAAGLNLRRYVFASYLIAGGCAAIAAFCSAAFFSGSTTGSGDMLLSVVAIAFLGVVFSRRLTANIPGTLLATLLLGFLINGFQLLNISSFWVNGVQGVLILLVVAFSGAFGRREGEQ; from the coding sequence ATGTCCGCGCTTGATCTATCCGTTGCGCAGGCTGGCGATCCAGCGCAACGCTGGCTCGTGCAGCTGGCTCAGCGAGGTTCGTTGCTGGTGTTTCTGGCGATTTTGCTCGGCTTTGCCGTCAGTGCGCCGAACTTTATCAGCCTCGGCAACATCAGCAATGTGTTCGCCCAGTCAGCAACCCTCGGCATACTCGCGCTGGGGCTGACCTGCGTGGTTATCGGTGGTGGTTCCAATGTGGTCAGCGGCGGCCTGGACCTGTCGCTGGCGGCCAATCTCGGTCTGTGTGCGGCCGTCTACAGCAGCCTGAACAATGCCGGGTTCTATGCTTGGCAAGCGATTGGCCTGACGCTCGGCTGCGGCCTGCTGGTCGGCGCGTTCAACGGCCTGGCGGTGGTGTTTCTACGCTTGCCGCCGTTACTGGCGACCCTGGCGAGCATGAACCTGATTGCCGGCCTGGAGCTGGTGCTGACCCAGAACACTGTGCTGGCGACCGACTCGGCCTTGCTCGACAGCCTGGCGTCCGGCGTCTGGCTGGGCATTCCCGCGCTGGCCTGGGTACTGCTGGGTGTCGCTGCGGTGTTGTGGCTGGTGATTCAGCACAGCGCGTTTGGTCTGCGTCTGTACGCCATTGGCGAATACCCGCAAGCCGCCGAGGCTGCCGGGTTGAATCTGCGGCGCTATGTGTTTGCCAGTTACCTGATTGCCGGCGGATGCGCCGCCATTGCTGCGTTCTGTTCCGCAGCGTTTTTCAGCGGCAGCACGACCGGTTCCGGTGACATGTTGCTGTCAGTGGTGGCCATCGCTTTTCTCGGCGTGGTGTTCTCGCGGCGTCTGACCGCGAACATTCCCGGCACCCTGTTGGCGACGCTGCTCCTGGGCTTTTTGATCAACGGTTTTCAATTGCTGAACATTTCCAGCTTCTGGGTCAACGGCGTGCAAGGTGTGTTGATTCTGTTGGTGGTGGCATTTTCCGGGGCATTCGGCCGCCGGGAGGGTGAACAATGA
- a CDS encoding sugar ABC transporter ATP-binding protein, producing the protein MGSAITDVAALPPALHLKGISKRFGATQALDGVNLRVEAGTIHGLVGENGAGKSTLIKVLAGIHRADAGRLSIHGQPFESFTPRQVEAAGVHFIHQERLLPGSFSVGEALFFGQEIKRGPFVDRRAQEREAARLLDDYFAIRLPAGALVRDLDSAQRQILQITRALLARPKVLVFDEPSVSLVKQEVDRLLDIVRRLRDEGLTIVYISHYLQEIESLCDQVTVLRNGRDVAVVDPALTSTAQIARLMVNREVGEQYFRARTSPGTPVLQLRGLGAGRFYDGVDLSVRRGEVLGLTGLVGSGAKELLKSLFGLLKPDRGELLLNGQPLQLKSPRDAVRHGIALVPEERRTHGVAPALSVLENITLASLGRFSRWGLLDAAAQAGESQHLIDELAIKTSGHDAPVHALSGGNQQKVALGKWLSRHSTLYLLDEPSVGVDIGAKVEIYRLIARLAEGGAAVLVLSSDLPELIGITQRIVVLHRGRIAGEFDSLSTDSDQLLACATGASESDHDSQSLPAEAHYVRA; encoded by the coding sequence ATGGGATCAGCGATTACAGACGTTGCGGCGTTGCCACCAGCCTTGCACTTGAAGGGTATCAGCAAGCGCTTTGGCGCCACCCAGGCGCTGGACGGCGTCAACCTGCGAGTCGAGGCCGGAACGATTCACGGGCTGGTGGGTGAAAACGGGGCGGGCAAGTCGACCCTGATCAAGGTCCTCGCCGGTATTCATCGCGCCGATGCCGGCCGCTTGAGTATTCATGGCCAGCCGTTCGAGAGTTTCACGCCGCGTCAGGTCGAAGCCGCAGGCGTGCATTTCATTCATCAGGAGCGATTGCTGCCGGGCAGCTTCAGCGTCGGCGAGGCACTGTTTTTCGGGCAGGAAATCAAGCGTGGGCCCTTCGTCGATCGCCGCGCCCAAGAGCGTGAGGCGGCAAGACTTCTGGACGATTACTTTGCCATACGCCTGCCCGCCGGGGCGCTGGTACGCGATCTGGACAGCGCCCAACGACAGATACTGCAGATCACTCGCGCGTTGCTGGCCAGGCCGAAGGTGCTGGTGTTCGACGAGCCGAGTGTGTCACTGGTCAAGCAGGAGGTGGACCGCTTGCTGGACATCGTTCGCCGCCTGCGCGATGAAGGGCTGACCATTGTCTACATTTCCCACTACTTGCAAGAGATCGAATCGCTGTGTGATCAGGTAACCGTGTTGCGTAACGGCCGCGATGTGGCGGTGGTCGATCCGGCACTCACCAGCACTGCGCAGATCGCCCGGCTGATGGTCAATCGGGAGGTAGGCGAGCAATATTTTCGTGCCCGTACATCACCCGGCACGCCCGTGCTGCAACTGCGCGGGCTGGGGGCAGGGCGCTTTTACGACGGCGTTGACCTGAGCGTGCGGCGTGGCGAAGTGCTGGGCCTGACCGGTCTGGTCGGCTCGGGTGCCAAGGAGCTGCTCAAGAGCCTGTTCGGGCTGCTCAAGCCGGATCGCGGCGAATTGCTCTTGAACGGTCAGCCTTTGCAATTGAAATCACCGCGTGACGCGGTACGCCATGGCATCGCACTGGTCCCCGAGGAGCGCCGCACGCATGGCGTGGCACCGGCGCTTTCGGTGCTGGAGAACATCACGCTGGCCAGCCTGGGGCGCTTCAGCCGCTGGGGATTGCTCGACGCTGCGGCGCAAGCCGGGGAAAGCCAACACCTGATCGACGAACTGGCAATCAAGACCTCAGGCCATGATGCGCCGGTGCACGCGCTCAGCGGTGGCAACCAGCAGAAGGTTGCGCTGGGCAAGTGGCTGAGCCGCCATTCGACGTTATACCTGCTGGACGAGCCCAGCGTTGGCGTCGACATCGGCGCCAAGGTGGAGATCTACCGATTGATTGCCCGGCTTGCCGAGGGCGGCGCGGCGGTGCTGGTGCTGTCGTCGGACTTGCCGGAGCTGATCGGCATCACTCAGCGCATTGTGGTCCTGCACAGAGGACGCATTGCAGGCGAATTCGATTCATTGAGCACCGACAGCGACCAACTGCTGGCCTGCGCCACGGGCGCCAGTGAAAGCGACCATGACAGCCAATCACTCCCTGCGGAGGCCCATTATGTCCGCGCTTGA
- a CDS encoding sugar ABC transporter substrate-binding protein: protein MPDVVPIPKTNRLHAIGRTLVLTLLATSLVATAYAEDSDVPSLAGKRIAISMTGTSHYFDIKAFQAQVDEVKRLGGTPITLDAGRNDKNLVNQLQTVVTQKPDAVIQTLGTLSVIDPWLKRISKAGIPLFTIDAPSQYSLNNTTSDNVATGKALAGQLIKDAGGQGNVLVFNGFYGVPVCAIRYDQLKLALKDHPQLKIIEPELRDVIPNTVQDAYSQVSALLNKYPKGSVSAIWAAWDIPQLGASKALIDAGRTEIKTYGVDGTPEVLELMRREDSPVGAVVAQQPALIGKTAVQNVARYLAGQHDLPKETQVPTLLTTAANLPDVQKLRGDN, encoded by the coding sequence ATGCCTGATGTCGTCCCGATCCCCAAGACCAACCGCCTGCATGCAATAGGGCGCACTCTGGTGCTGACCCTGTTGGCCACCAGCCTCGTCGCAACCGCGTATGCCGAGGACAGCGATGTGCCTTCGCTGGCCGGTAAACGCATTGCGATCAGCATGACCGGCACCAGTCACTACTTCGATATCAAGGCTTTTCAGGCGCAGGTGGATGAGGTCAAGCGCCTGGGCGGCACGCCCATCACGCTCGATGCCGGTCGCAACGACAAGAACCTGGTCAATCAATTGCAGACCGTGGTCACGCAAAAGCCCGATGCGGTGATTCAGACCCTCGGCACCCTCAGCGTTATCGACCCGTGGCTCAAGCGCATCAGCAAGGCGGGGATTCCGCTGTTCACCATCGACGCGCCCTCGCAATACAGCCTCAACAACACCACGTCCGACAACGTGGCCACTGGCAAGGCATTGGCCGGGCAACTGATCAAGGACGCAGGTGGCCAGGGTAATGTGCTGGTGTTCAATGGCTTTTATGGCGTGCCGGTCTGCGCCATTCGTTATGACCAGCTCAAGTTGGCACTCAAGGATCATCCGCAGCTGAAAATCATCGAGCCCGAGTTGCGCGATGTCATTCCCAACACGGTTCAGGACGCCTACTCGCAAGTCTCGGCGTTGCTCAACAAGTACCCCAAAGGCAGTGTTTCGGCGATCTGGGCCGCCTGGGACATCCCGCAACTGGGCGCCAGCAAGGCACTGATCGATGCCGGCAGAACCGAAATCAAGACCTACGGCGTCGACGGCACGCCGGAAGTGCTCGAGCTGATGCGCCGCGAAGATTCGCCGGTGGGTGCTGTGGTTGCCCAGCAGCCTGCATTGATCGGCAAAACCGCGGTGCAGAACGTCGCCCGTTACCTGGCCGGACAGCACGATCTGCCAAAGGAGACCCAGGTGCCCACCTTGCTGACCACGGCCGCCAATCTGCCGGACGTGCAAAAGCTCAGAGGCGACAACTGA